In Marinobacter antarcticus, the sequence CGGTGGCGATCTGGTCAATGCGTTGGCGTGCCCGGTCTGACTGGCCGAGAACATTGTTGGCATTCCGGCTGATCAGTTCCCCGGTAGCGTGGAGCTGGCTGGCGTTTTCGCCCAGGAGGGTGCCGGTCTCACTCAGGAATCTGTGAAGGCTGCGGGCGGCATTCGCCAGTTCGCCGAGCTCATCGTTGCGCTCGAGGGTGACCGGTTCAGACAGATCACCCTTGCCCAGCCGTGAGATCTGTGAGGTCAGCTTCTGGGCGGGGCGCACGACGCTGGTCATTAGAATCAGCACCAGCACGATCGTGCCGACCACGATTGCAGCGATCAGAAGCCCTGCAAATATCAGGCTCCGGGCCTCAACGGTTTCGTTCAGAGCCTTCGCCTGAGCCTCGCTGTGTGACCGGACAGCTGCGGCAGCATCATTAATGAGGCGGGCGGGCTTTCGATCGATACCAGAGACCGCCTGGTCGCCTGCAGCGACATCAAAACCGGAGCTTCGGAAGGTGTCCAGACCTTTCCGGTAGTCCGAGCCCATATCCCGATGCGCGTCCCGGAAATCGGTCAGCAGCGATTTTGCCTTTGGCACCTCAATGCGTGGAATCAGATCGCCCAGACGCTCCTGAATAAAGGTCTCTCGCTCCTCGAAACGCTGCCAGTACTTATCGAGCTGGTCCGGACTGGCACCTCGTATCAGAACGTTTTTCCATTCCTGAACCTGGGTTTTGAATGCCACGAGGATGTCCTGAGCTTCAAGGGCTCCCACCATTTCTTCACTGACCAGCTCGCCGAAATCATTTTTCACTCGCAGTGAAAAGTTCAGATAGGCAATCGTTAGGGCGGCGATGATCAGGTTGGCTGCCAGAACCACTGACAGAGTGCGATTGAGAATGCTCTTGGAGTACCAGTTCATTGGCTTATCCTGAATGAGGGTGGGGCATAACTTTACTTAAGTCTTGGTGCATTTGGACCGGACAAAAGATGTTATCGGCACCACTAAAAAGACCTTGAGGTCTTTTCCTGAATCATCGGGCGCTCTCGATCAAGATCGCACAGGAGTGGCCAGGGAGACTCGGCTTCCGGGGCATCTTCGTAATTATTTGCAGCTACTCTCTTTGGAGGCACGCTATCGTCACGCAAAACGTGACGACATGTCATTTCAGGTATGAGTTCACAAGCCCGTCATGTTAACCGGGCTTGTAAGGGTGAGGGTTAGGCGCTGGTTTTGCGGGATTCTTTGATCACATCGTAGGCGTGGGTAATTTCCTGTGTACGTTCTTCCGCCATTTCGCGCATGCTTTCTGGAAGGCCGCGCCCTGCAAGCTTGTCGGGGTGGTTCTCGCTCATCAGTTTGCGATATACCTTCTTGAGCTCCGCATCGCTTATTGAAGGGGGTACCCCCAGAACCTTGTAAGCATCGTCATTTTGCTGAGCCGTAGACCGTTGGCTGCCAGCCTGGCCGGCGCGCGTTCCGCGCAACATAGCTTCCAGTTGATCAACCTGGCTTTCAGGCAGGCCCAGCCCGCGAGCAATGCGAACCAGCATTTCGTGCTCAGCCGGGTGCACTACGCCATCCGCCGCGACGGCGGAAACCTGAACCTGAAGAAACATCTGCAGGAAAGCTGGCTGACGCCCGCTGATGCGCAGGAAGTGATCCAGCTCTGCATCCAGATCAAAGCCTGGATTCTTGCCACGGCTGAACGCGGCCTTGGCGGTCTCTCTCTGGGCTTCGTTAAGGCGGAAGCGCACAAACATGGCTTCGGCTACTTGTATTTCATCGTCCGAAACGACGCCATCTGCCTTGCAAAGGGCGCCCATAACGGCAAATACAGATTCGATGAAGCCGGATTGAATGTTCTGGAGTTTGCCAAGCAGGCGGCTTTTCGCGCGGTTAAGTAGAAATGCACCAAGAGCTGCCCCCACCAGAAAACCGGGAAACCTGCCAAAGGCGTAACCAATCAAACCACCAATGATCATTGCAAACAGCATTAAAACGTCCTTACTGGATAATGGATCAGACCACAGAATATACGTGTTTTTCAGCGGATCTTCATGAACAGGCTTTCATTCAGGCCATCTGTTTTTCAGTGGGTCTGGGAGTTTGCAGGTTTTTCGTGTTAAAAGTACGCGCTATGACACCCGATCTGTTTGCTGATCAGCCTGTTGAAATAACGACCGAAACGCTGTCGGAGGGTGCGCTTGTGCTTCGGCATTTCGCATCGGCCGTGTGTGAGGATCTGCTGCGTGAGATCGGGCAGATAACGGCAGCTGCCCCCGCGAGGCACATGAAAACACCCGGCGGGCACCGCATGTCTGTCGCCATGAGTTGTTGTGGAAGCTGGGGTTGGGTGACCGATGGTCGAGGATATCGCTATCAGGCTGAAGATCCCTGTTCCGGCGACCTCTGGCCGGCGATGCCTTCCGTTTTCGCCGGTTTGGCAAGGTCGGCTGCACTGGCAGCGGGATATCCGGATTTCACCCCGGACGCCTGCCTCATTAACCGCTACGAACCCGGCGCAAAAATGGGGCTGCATCAGGATAAAAATGAGAGAGATCTGTCGCAGCCGATCGTATCGGTATCTCTGGGGTTGCCTCAGGTGTTCCAGTTCGGCGGACTGACGCGAAGCGAGCGCCCACTGAACATCCCTTTGGGCCACGGCGATGTGGTGGTCTGGGGTGGGCCTTCACGATTACGCTACCACGGGGTGCTCACACTGAAGGCTGGAATGCACCCAGTGACCGGCCCTTTCCGTTTCAACCTGACTTTTCGTTGCGCCCGTTAGCGGTTGCGCGACTATTGAAGCCAGGCCACCAGAAGCCCCGCACCCAGCGACAGCAGCATAGGCCCCGCCACATAGAGCCCTGTTTGTCGGTTACCAATCACCCAGGCCATGCCGGACTTGACGAGGTTATTAGTGGCGGCCGCAATAACGATACCCATAACCGCCGCATCCATCGCCAGGCCATTGTTGGACATGCGGGTAAGCGACAGAGTAATCGCATCAACGTCTGCAATGCCCGATGTAGCAGCCAGCATATAAATGCCGGTATCCCCCAGCCAGTTTTTCAGAAAGTCACCAAGAAGCAGAATGGCAGTCAGCAGTATGCCGAAGACCAGAGCCGATTTCAGATCCAGTGGGTTCTGGTTAAGCGTCGGTTGGCTTACCTGACTTGTTCCGGAGTTCCTGCGCCAAATAAGAATGGCCGGTGCGTAAAGCAGCATCGCCATCACCACTACTGGCCAGATCAGGCTCGACAGCAATTCGCGGTTGATCACGAAACAGTACACCAGTATGCGCGGGAACATGGTGCCACAGGCAATCAGGATGCCGGTGGCAAACTGTGCGTTCAGGGCGGGATGCTGATCGGCCTGGCGGGCAAAATGCAGGGTCAGTGCGGTGGAGGAGCTCAGGCCCGCAAACAGGCTGGTGAAGAGAATACCCTTGCTGGTGCCGGCCATCCGCATAGCGAAATATCCAACGAAGGATATGGACGCGATCATCACCACCATCCACCAGATTTCGCGAGGGTTGAGGACGCCACCTGGGCCCATTGGCTCGTTGGGTAGTAACGGCAGCATCACCACGGAAATAACAAGCAGTTTGAGCGCCGCATCCAGCTCGTGGGCTTTGAGTTTGTGCACCCAGCCGTGAATTTCTTCCTTGTTGTCCAGAATAATGGCGGTAATCACTGCAGCGGTGGTCGCCATCACCGGATCGACGGCTACCGCAATGGCGCCGAAACAGAACGTCAGCACCATGCCAACCATGCCGGTAATGCTGAAGTTGCGGATATGATCAAGCCGTTCGCTGTAGCCCACGATCGCCATGGCGACGACGCTCAGTAACAGAACCGGAAACGCCCAAGCGGTGATTTCCTGTGCCAGAACGGCAGAAATGCCTCCCAGAAGACCAATAAGGGAAAACGTGCGAATGCCGGCTATGCGCTCTCCGGATTTTTGTTCGCGGGCGTCCCAGCCTCTTTCAAGGCCAATGATGGCGCCAAGCAGGAGAGCGACAGCAAGATTCAGCGTAGTCTGGTGAGCGGCCAGAAACTGGGATGCAACATCGTCCATAAACGGGCGAAACTCCTTTTGATCTTCAGCGAGGCTTGAATAATAGCAGCCAGCAAGGCGGCGAGGACAGGCGCCCTTACGCCGGCACCGGTATTTTGATAGAATACGCGCCCTTTATTTTGCCGTCTCTCCAGTCTCGGCAATCCGATTTTCATTAAACAGCGCCGCCACCCGGGTACCCGAAACTATGGTAAATACTCTGAAAGCCAACTGGTTTTCCAACACCAAGGGCGACCTGCTCGCCGGAATTGTGGTTGCTCTCGCATTAATTCCGGAAGCGATTGCTTTCTCTATCATCGCCGGAGTGGACCCCAAGGTAGGGCTCTACGCCTCATTCTGTATCGCCGTGATCATTGCGTTTGTAGGCGGTCGCCCGGGCATGATCTCTGCGGCAACTGGCGCTATGGCGTTGCTGATGGTGACGCTGGTAAAGGAGCACGGCCTGGAATACCTGTTGGCCGCCACGCTGTTAACCGGGGTGATTCAGGTTGTGGCTGGCTGGCTGAAGCTGGGTAGCCTGATGCGCTTTGTATCTCGCTCGGTGGTTACAGGCTTCGTGAATGCTCTGGCAATCCTGATCTTTATGGCCCAGTTGCCTGAGCTTACCAACGTAACCTGGCACGTTTACGCAATGACTGCAGCCGGGTTGGGTATAATTTACCTGTTCCCTTATGTACCGGTGCTGGGCAAGGTGCTGCCATCGCCGCTGATTTGCATCGTGGCACTGACTATTGTGGCGGTGCTGTTCAATATAGACGTGCGTACCGTGGGCGATATGGGTGCATTGCCCGACACTCTGCCGATCTTTCTCTGGCCGGATGTGCCGCTAAACCTCGAAACCCTGATGATTATTCTGCCGTATGCCATTCCGCTGGCCATGGTCGGCTTGCTGGAATCCATGATGACCGCCACCATCGTGGATGATCTGACCGATACCGAAAGTGACCGTAATCGCGAGTGCCGAGGACAGGGGATTGCCAACATCGGGTCTGGACTGCTTGGGGGTATGGCCGGTTGCGCAATGATTGGTCAGTCGATTATCAATATCAAGTCAGGTGGCCGCACCCGGCTTTCCACGCTAACGGCCGGTGTGTTCCTGCTGGTTATGATACTTGTCCTGGACGATATTCTGGTGCGCATTCCCATGGCCGCTCTGGTGGCTGTGATGATTATGGTGTCCATTGGCACCTTCTCCTGGGAATCCATTCGCAACCTGAAAACCCATCCGCTTTCTACCAACATTGTGATGTTGGTCACTGTGTGCGTTGTTGTTGTGACTCATAACCTGGCGCTGGGCGTGTTTGCCGGTGTACTTCTTGCAGCGCTGTTCTTTGCCAACAAGATCGGGCACTTTATGGAAGTACAGACAACGCTGGACGAGTCATCGGGCACGCGCACTTACACCGTGATGGGGCAGGTATTTTTCAGTTCATCGGAAAAATTCGTTGCAGCGTTTGATTTCCGTGAAGTGGTCGATAAAGTGGTTATCGACGTCAGCCGCGCCCACTTCTGGGACATTACTGCCGTGGGTGCGCTGGATAAGGTGGTGATCAAGTTCCGCCGTGAGGGTGCGGAGGTGGAAGTGATCGGCATGAACCAGGCCAGCGCCACCATCGTTGACCGTTTTGGAGTACACGACAAGCCGGAAGGCGTCGACCAGTTGATAGGCCATTAATATGCAAGACACGACAGAGAACCCCCAAGCCACTCCTCAGTCCAATCGGCAGGATACGCTGCACGTTGTGGCCTGCATTGACGGCTCCAGCGCTGCACCGGCGGTATGTGATTACGCCGCCTGGGCCAGTAAGCATATGGATTCACCGTTGACTCTGCTGCACGTGCTCGACGAAGAGCGTTATCCGTCAGAGCCGGATCTGGCCGGGAACATTGGCCTGGGTAGTCGCGAGCATCTGTTGGATGAACTGGCTCAACTGGATCGCAAGCGGGCCAAACTGGCGCTGGAACACGGTAATCATATGCTGGACGAGGCGGCGCAAAGGTTGCAGACAGTCGGTATCAGCGAGATCAAAAAACGTCAGCGTCACGGCGATCTGACCGAATCGCTGCTGGGCATGCAGGAACAGGTCCGTCTGCTGGTAATGGGGCTGCACGGCGAAAGCAGTTCAGACCGTGATCAACACATTGGCAGCCAGCTGGAAACCGTCATCCGCAGTATGAGCCGCCCGATTCTTCTGGTGCCGAATGAGTTTTCAGCGCCCAAAAGCTCCATGCTGGCTTTCGATGGCAGCGCAACAGCGTTTCGTGGAGTTGAGCACCTGGCTGCCAGCCCGGTACTCAAAGGCATGCCGCTGCATCTGGTGATGGTGGGCAATGAAACGCCTGAAGCCATGGCCCAGCTGCGCAAAGCCGAGGCTATGCTGGCTCCTTTGGAGTCCGACATTACACTGGCCATCCGTAGCGGTGTTGTAGAGTCGGTGCTGCATGGTTATCAGGATGAGTTCAATATCGATATTCTGGTGATGGGCGCTTACGGCCACTCGAAAATACGCCGCTTTTTGTTGGGCAGCACGACCACCAGTATGCTGACGTCGGCTAAAAAGCCGCTGGTGATTCTGCGCTAGGTTTTGGCCAGACAGTTGAGACCTTGGAAAAGCCAGACACAAAAAAGGCGAAGCCGTTATGCGGCTTCGCCTTTTTTGTGTCTGCGACAGGCGCTTACAGCCCCAGTTTTTCTGCCACGTAGTCGGCGTCTTTATCCCCACGGCCTGAAAGGTTGATCAGAATGGACTGCTCCTGCGATAGCTTTGGAGCCTCGCGTATGGCCCAAGCCACCGCGTGAGCGCTTTCCAGCGCAGGAATGATGCCTTCCACCCGCGACAGCATCATAAACGCATCCAGACACTCGTTGTCATTGGCGCTGGCGTACTCCACACGGCCCAGGTCTTTCAGATGGCTGTGCTGTGGGCCACTGCCAGGGTAGTCCAGCCCGGAAGCAATGGAGTGCACAGGCATTGGGTTACCTTCGCTATCTTCGAGCACATAGCAGGCCATGCCGTGTATCTGACCGGGCTTGCCCAGTGTCATGGTTGCTGCGTGGCGATCTGTATCCAGGCCTTCACCGGCCGGCTCTACACCTACCAGCTTGACGCTTTCATCATTCAGGAACGCCGTGAAAATGCCCATGGCATTGGAACCGCCACCCACGCAGGCAGCTACGTAATCCGGAAGCTTCTTGTAACGCTCCATAAACTGCGCGCGGGCTTCGCGACCAACAACCGACTGAAAGTCGCGAACCATCCCCGGGAAGGGATGCGGGCCAACAACGGAGCCAATGGCGTAGATGAAATTCTGCGGATCTTTCAGGTACTCATCAAAGGCGCTGTCGACGGCGTCTTTGAGGGTGGCGGTACCGCGAGTAACCGGAACCAGCGTGGCGCCCAGGATTTTCATCTTGGTCACGTTCGGGTGTTCTTTGGCGATATCCACCGTACCCATATGGATCTCGCAGGGAATGCCCACCAGAGCGCAAGCCGTTGCCAAGGCGACACCGTGCTGGCCCGCGCCAGTCTCCGCAATGACTTTGGTCTTGCCCATGAACTTCGCCAGCAAGGCTTCACCCAGGCAGTGATTGATCTTGTGAGCACCGGTGTGGTTAAGGTCCTCCCGTTTCAGATAGATGCGCGCTCCTCCGAGCTTTTCGGACAGACGGCGCGCGTAGAAAATCGGGCTGGGGCGACCCACATAGTCTGCTAGCAAGTAATTCAGTTCATCCTGAAAATCCTTACGCTGGCGGATTTCCTGATAGGCGGCGCTGATTTCATCCATTACCTGCTTCATTTCCGGCGGCACAAACTGCCCTCCGAATTTACCAAAAAAACCCTGTGCATCGGGCAGGTTGTCATAGGGGGAAGGTGTGCTCATAAAATAGTGTCTCGCTCGAAATTATGGAGTAATGATAGCGCTCCGTTCGGGGTCGCTCAATGCTGATAGAACCTGGGGGAATGAGTTGTGCCTTTCAAATCAGGCTGACTGCCCCGCAGCCACCCCTGAAGCCCAGGCCCAATTAAAGTTATGCCCGCCCAGGTGGCCTGTTACGTCCACAACCTCGCCAATAAAGTACAGGTTCGGATGATCGAGTGCTGCCATGGTTTTTGATGAAAGCTGGCGGGTGTCTACACCGCCCAGAGTTACTTCAGCTGTGCGATACCCTTCTGTTCCCGCTGGCTTGACTGTCCACTGCCCCAGTGTGTCCGCAATCTGCTCAAGATCGATATTCTTGTAGGCCTGAAGAGGGCCTTGCCAGCCGTATAGCTCGTTGAAGGCCTGCGCAAAACGCTTGGGCAGGTGCTGGGCCAGGTACTGGGCAACGGTTGATTGCGGCTTTTGTTTGCGCAGGGAAGCAAGATCTTCACGGATATTGCGCTCTGGTAGCAGGTTGATCCTCAGCGGATCGCCGGGATGCCAGAAGCTGGAGATCTGTAGCATCGACGGTCCGCTCAGGCCCCGGTGTGTGACCAGCATGGGTTCACGGAAATGTTGATTATTACAGGCTGCATCCACCGGGCAACTCACGCCTGAGAGAGGTGCCAGTTGCTGTTTCAACTCCGGGTGCAGCGTGAAGGGCACAAGCCCTGCCCGGGTAGGCAGAACCGTAAGCCCGAACTGCCGGGCAATCTCGTACCCGAATCCTGTGGCACCCATGGTCGGGATGGATAGCCCTCCGCAGGCGATAACCAGGGATTCACAGAGCAAAGTGCCTGAGCCGGTTTTTACACGGTAGTGTTCGGCCTCCTGGGCAATGCCTTTCACGCTGGTTTTCATGCGGATTTCGGCACCGGCCCATTCGCATTCGGTCAGCAGCATGGTGACTATGTCTTTTGCGCTGTCCTTGCAGAACAACTGGCCGGCTGCTTTCTCTTCGTGTTCTATGCCGTGACGCTCCACAAGATCCAGAAAATGCTGCGGGGTATAGCGTTTTAGCGCTGAGATGCAGAAACGTGGGTTGTCTGATAGAAAGTTGGCAGGCGTGCTGTTGAGATTGATGAAATTACAGCGCCCGCCACCGGACATGAGAATTTTTTTACCGGGTTTGTTGGCGTGATCGAGTACCAGCACCTTGCGACCACGATAGCCTGCTGTGGCTGCGCACATCAGGCCTGCGGCGCCGGCACCGATAATGATCACATCGTACTGGTTGCTGGAGCTTGCCGTCATTGCTGCCTGCCGGTTGGTTTATGTGGTGCGCAGTATACCAGCCTCAGGACAAGGTTACGGTTCAATCCATGTGAACAGTTCCTTCCATATAGAACGCGGCTTGCCCCGCGATAGCGACACGATCGCCCTTCAATTCACAGCGTAAAAAACCGCCACGAGCTGAGAGTTGCCTTGCCTCGAGAATGGTTTTGCCGAGCTTTTCTGCCCAGTAGGGCACCAGCACACTGTGAATCGAGCCGGTTACCGGGTCTTCATCAAGCCCCGCGCCGGGGGCGAAGTAACGGCTAACAAAGTCGGCAGTCTCGCCAGGTGCGGTGATGATCAAACCCAGATTGTCGAGTTCTTTTAGCATACGCATATCCGGTTGCGCTGCTTTCACGGCGGTCTCATTTTCCAGAACGACCATGTAGTTGGAGTCGCCGGGAACGTAGAAGGCAGTCGCGGGTGCGCCTTCAAGGGCGCCACTTATATTCGCCGGTGTTTCTCGCTCCTCGACAGGAAGGTTGGGAAAATCCAGAACCAGCCAGTCGTCCGGAGCTTTGTGGATACCCAGTGGACCGCTTTTGGAGTGAAAACGAATGTGCTCCGCAGGCCAATTCAACTTATTGAAAATAACCCAGGCGCTGGCCAGAGTGGCATGCCCGCAAAGAGGCACCTCGATACGGGGAGTGAACCAACGTATGTGAAAGTCCGAGTCATCGGCGCCGGGTTCGTGCACAAAAAACGCCGTCTCCGACAGGTTGTTCTCGGCGGCCAGTGCCTGAAGTGTCTCATCCGGAAGCCATGCTTTCAGTGGCATGACAGCGGCCGGATTACCCTTGAAAAGCTCGCTGGTAAAAGCGTCTATCTGATAGATGGGATAACTCATGTTCTGTTCTCCGGGAGCAAACGCTTAGCGTAGTGGTGGGCTTTGTAGCTGGCAAACTGTGCCAGCTCACGCTCACTGTATAAGTGCAGCTCGGGTAGCAGGTTATGGTGTGTAACTACCCAGTGCTTGTCTTCGATTTCAGACAAGTTCGAGTCCTGCTTGCGGCTGAACGGCGGCAACCCCTGGAGCGAGCGTATCTACCAGGCAATCGCCAGGCTTGGCGCGCTTGTCCATGAGGAGCAAGTCAACAAGATTGGTGTATAGTCTTTGCTTAATAGTACGTTAGTGTAATTTCTCGAAACGGCCCAATTTAATACTATCCCGACTAGACGAAAGTACAGTAACTCCAGCGATTTTTCCGAATAGGCCACAAGAATAACAGGCCTGCACAGAGGACCACCCAATGACCTCAATCTTCGATCAGGGCCTTGCCCCCGTTGATGCTAACTACGCCGTTCAATCCCCGATTGATTTTATTGAGCGTACCGCCAGTGTTTACCCCGAGTATCCCTCCATCATTCACGGGGCCATCCGATACAACTGGTCTCAGACTTATGATCGCTCACGGCGCTTGGCTTCGGCCTTGAAAGGTCGTGGCATTGGCCAAGGCGATACGGTAGCCGCCATGTTGCCCAATATTCCGGCCATGGTGGAGTGTCATTTCGGTGTGCCCATGATTGGCGCAGTCTTGAATGCATTGAATATACGCCTGGATGCAGAAGCCATTGCCTTCATGCTTGAGCACGGTGAGTCCAAGGCTGTGATCGCAGATCGTGAATTCGGTGCGGTGATTCGCGATGCTGTCAGCCGTATGGAAAACAAGCCGCTGATCATCGATGTGGACGACCCGGAATACGGCGAGGGTGTTCAGGTCAGCGACCTGGACTACGAAGCATTTCTGAAAGAAGGTGATCCGCAGTTTCAGTGGAGCTTCCCGGAAAGTGAGTGGGATGCCATATCGCTGAACTACACTTCCGGAACCACCGGCAACCCCAAAGGCGTGGTGTATCACCATCGCGGCGCTTATATCAACGCGCTGGGTAACCAGGCAGTGTGGTCGATGGGCATGCACCCTGTGTATCTGTGGACGTTGCCGATGTTCCACTGCAATGGCTGGTGCTTCCCCTGGACGATTACCGCCATGGCGGGCACCCACGTGTGTCTGCGCCGGGTAGACCCGGTAAAGATCCTTCAGCTGATCAAAGAACACCAGGTTACCCACATGTGTGGTGCGCCCATTGTGCTGAACGCACTGCTGAATGTGCCGCCTGAGGCCAAAGCAGGTATTGACCACGAAGTCCGCTCCATGACCGCGGGTGCGGCGCCTCCGGCTCAGGTGATTGGTGCCGTCGAGGAAATGGGCATTAAGGTGACTCACGTATACGGCCTGACGGAGGTCTATGGCCCGGTAACGGTTTGCGCGTGGAAGTCCGAATGGGACGAGTTGCCGCTGCATGACCGTGCGAAGATTAAAGCCCGCCAGGGCGTGCGTTACCATACGCTTGCCGGCACCATGGTGGGTGACATCAACACAATGGAAGCGGTTCCCAAAGATGGTAAAACCATCGGCGAGATCTTCCTGCGTGGTAATACAGTTATGAAAGGCTACCTGAAGAATCCGAAAGCCACTGAGGAGGCGTTCCGCGGCGGCTGGTTCCACACTGGTGATTTGGCTGTGTGGCACGAGGATGGCTACATGGAAATCAAAGATCGCCTGAAGGACATCATTATTTCCGGTGGCGAGAACATTTCCACCATTGAGGTTGAGGATGTGCTCTACCGGCATCCAGCCGTTCTGGAGGCTGCGGTGGTGGCGCGACCGGATGAAAAGTGGGGCGAAACGCCCTGTGCCTTTGTAACGCTGAAGCCAGAAGCGGGGGATGTGAGCGAAGAAGATATTATCAATTTCTGTCGCGGACACCTGGCGCGTTTCAAGGTGCCCAAGACCGTTGTTTTCTCTGAATTGCCCAAGACATCGACAGG encodes:
- a CDS encoding MgtC/SapB family protein, encoding MDDVASQFLAAHQTTLNLAVALLLGAIIGLERGWDAREQKSGERIAGIRTFSLIGLLGGISAVLAQEITAWAFPVLLLSVVAMAIVGYSERLDHIRNFSITGMVGMVLTFCFGAIAVAVDPVMATTAAVITAIILDNKEEIHGWVHKLKAHELDAALKLLVISVVMLPLLPNEPMGPGGVLNPREIWWMVVMIASISFVGYFAMRMAGTSKGILFTSLFAGLSSSTALTLHFARQADQHPALNAQFATGILIACGTMFPRILVYCFVINRELLSSLIWPVVVMAMLLYAPAILIWRRNSGTSQVSQPTLNQNPLDLKSALVFGILLTAILLLGDFLKNWLGDTGIYMLAATSGIADVDAITLSLTRMSNNGLAMDAAVMGIVIAAATNNLVKSGMAWVIGNRQTGLYVAGPMLLSLGAGLLVAWLQ
- a CDS encoding universal stress protein, with protein sequence MQDTTENPQATPQSNRQDTLHVVACIDGSSAAPAVCDYAAWASKHMDSPLTLLHVLDEERYPSEPDLAGNIGLGSREHLLDELAQLDRKRAKLALEHGNHMLDEAAQRLQTVGISEIKKRQRHGDLTESLLGMQEQVRLLVMGLHGESSSDRDQHIGSQLETVIRSMSRPILLVPNEFSAPKSSMLAFDGSATAFRGVEHLAASPVLKGMPLHLVMVGNETPEAMAQLRKAEAMLAPLESDITLAIRSGVVESVLHGYQDEFNIDILVMGAYGHSKIRRFLLGSTTTSMLTSAKKPLVILR
- a CDS encoding BaiN/RdsA family NAD(P)/FAD-dependent oxidoreductase yields the protein MTASSSNQYDVIIIGAGAAGLMCAATAGYRGRKVLVLDHANKPGKKILMSGGGRCNFINLNSTPANFLSDNPRFCISALKRYTPQHFLDLVERHGIEHEEKAAGQLFCKDSAKDIVTMLLTECEWAGAEIRMKTSVKGIAQEAEHYRVKTGSGTLLCESLVIACGGLSIPTMGATGFGYEIARQFGLTVLPTRAGLVPFTLHPELKQQLAPLSGVSCPVDAACNNQHFREPMLVTHRGLSGPSMLQISSFWHPGDPLRINLLPERNIREDLASLRKQKPQSTVAQYLAQHLPKRFAQAFNELYGWQGPLQAYKNIDLEQIADTLGQWTVKPAGTEGYRTAEVTLGGVDTRQLSSKTMAALDHPNLYFIGEVVDVTGHLGGHNFNWAWASGVAAGQSA
- a CDS encoding methyl-accepting chemotaxis protein, whose protein sequence is MNWYSKSILNRTLSVVLAANLIIAALTIAYLNFSLRVKNDFGELVSEEMVGALEAQDILVAFKTQVQEWKNVLIRGASPDQLDKYWQRFEERETFIQERLGDLIPRIEVPKAKSLLTDFRDAHRDMGSDYRKGLDTFRSSGFDVAAGDQAVSGIDRKPARLINDAAAAVRSHSEAQAKALNETVEARSLIFAGLLIAAIVVGTIVLVLILMTSVVRPAQKLTSQISRLGKGDLSEPVTLERNDELGELANAARSLHRFLSETGTLLGENASQLHATGELISRNANNVLGQSDRARQRIDQIATAMNEMSATAQDVAQHAASVATEVHETSEETARADSQINKAMDSMLRLTDQIRSSAETVNQLASDGKKVGDVMQVIREIADQTNLLALNAAIEAARAGDAGRGFAVVADEVRNLAAKTQEATVEIDQIIAAISGASRDATEFMQASGVVAQESSESVEAVRNTLGEINRRMASVNDATAQVATAAEEQTSVSEEINRNVNEVAEVSEAMHQAADDNLRTVPELESMASKARDLAARIRQ
- the trpB gene encoding tryptophan synthase subunit beta; this translates as MSTPSPYDNLPDAQGFFGKFGGQFVPPEMKQVMDEISAAYQEIRQRKDFQDELNYLLADYVGRPSPIFYARRLSEKLGGARIYLKREDLNHTGAHKINHCLGEALLAKFMGKTKVIAETGAGQHGVALATACALVGIPCEIHMGTVDIAKEHPNVTKMKILGATLVPVTRGTATLKDAVDSAFDEYLKDPQNFIYAIGSVVGPHPFPGMVRDFQSVVGREARAQFMERYKKLPDYVAACVGGGSNAMGIFTAFLNDESVKLVGVEPAGEGLDTDRHAATMTLGKPGQIHGMACYVLEDSEGNPMPVHSIASGLDYPGSGPQHSHLKDLGRVEYASANDNECLDAFMMLSRVEGIIPALESAHAVAWAIREAPKLSQEQSILINLSGRGDKDADYVAEKLGL
- the djlA gene encoding co-chaperone DjlA, whose protein sequence is MLFAMIIGGLIGYAFGRFPGFLVGAALGAFLLNRAKSRLLGKLQNIQSGFIESVFAVMGALCKADGVVSDDEIQVAEAMFVRFRLNEAQRETAKAAFSRGKNPGFDLDAELDHFLRISGRQPAFLQMFLQVQVSAVAADGVVHPAEHEMLVRIARGLGLPESQVDQLEAMLRGTRAGQAGSQRSTAQQNDDAYKVLGVPPSISDAELKKVYRKLMSENHPDKLAGRGLPESMREMAEERTQEITHAYDVIKESRKTSA
- a CDS encoding PhzF family phenazine biosynthesis protein is translated as MSYPIYQIDAFTSELFKGNPAAVMPLKAWLPDETLQALAAENNLSETAFFVHEPGADDSDFHIRWFTPRIEVPLCGHATLASAWVIFNKLNWPAEHIRFHSKSGPLGIHKAPDDWLVLDFPNLPVEERETPANISGALEGAPATAFYVPGDSNYMVVLENETAVKAAQPDMRMLKELDNLGLIITAPGETADFVSRYFAPGAGLDEDPVTGSIHSVLVPYWAEKLGKTILEARQLSARGGFLRCELKGDRVAIAGQAAFYMEGTVHMD
- a CDS encoding SulP family inorganic anion transporter, which gives rise to MVNTLKANWFSNTKGDLLAGIVVALALIPEAIAFSIIAGVDPKVGLYASFCIAVIIAFVGGRPGMISAATGAMALLMVTLVKEHGLEYLLAATLLTGVIQVVAGWLKLGSLMRFVSRSVVTGFVNALAILIFMAQLPELTNVTWHVYAMTAAGLGIIYLFPYVPVLGKVLPSPLICIVALTIVAVLFNIDVRTVGDMGALPDTLPIFLWPDVPLNLETLMIILPYAIPLAMVGLLESMMTATIVDDLTDTESDRNRECRGQGIANIGSGLLGGMAGCAMIGQSIINIKSGGRTRLSTLTAGVFLLVMILVLDDILVRIPMAALVAVMIMVSIGTFSWESIRNLKTHPLSTNIVMLVTVCVVVVTHNLALGVFAGVLLAALFFANKIGHFMEVQTTLDESSGTRTYTVMGQVFFSSSEKFVAAFDFREVVDKVVIDVSRAHFWDITAVGALDKVVIKFRREGAEVEVIGMNQASATIVDRFGVHDKPEGVDQLIGH
- the alkB gene encoding DNA oxidative demethylase AlkB; this translates as MTPDLFADQPVEITTETLSEGALVLRHFASAVCEDLLREIGQITAAAPARHMKTPGGHRMSVAMSCCGSWGWVTDGRGYRYQAEDPCSGDLWPAMPSVFAGLARSAALAAGYPDFTPDACLINRYEPGAKMGLHQDKNERDLSQPIVSVSLGLPQVFQFGGLTRSERPLNIPLGHGDVVVWGGPSRLRYHGVLTLKAGMHPVTGPFRFNLTFRCAR